The Gammaproteobacteria bacterium DNA window CGACGACCTGACCAAGCAGGCGTGGGCCTACCGCCAGATTTCGCTGCTGCTGCGCAGGCCGCCGGGGCGCGAGGCGTATCCCGGCGATGTCTTCTATCTGCACTCGCGCCTGCTCGAGCGCGCCGCGCGCGTCAACCCGCTGTATGTCGAGAAGTCCACCGGCGGCAAGGTCAAGGAGCGCACCGGCTCGCTGACGGCGCTGCCGATCATCGAGACGCAGGCCGGCGATGTGTCGGCGTTTGTGCCGACCAATGTGATTTCCATCACCGACGGCCAGATCTTCCTCGAGACCGATTTGTTCAACTCCGGTTTCCGCCCGGCGATGAACGCCGGGCTGTCGGTGTCGCGCGTCGGCGGCGCGGCGCAGACCAAGGTCATCAAGAAACTCGGCGGCGGCATCCGGCTGGCGCTGGCGCAATACCGCGAACTGGCGGCGTTCTCGCAATTCGCCTCCGACCTCGACGAGCAGACGCGCAAGCAACTGGAGCGCGGCGAGCGCATCATGGAATTGATGAAGCAGAAGCAGTATTCGCCGCTGAAGACCGCCGAGATGGCGGTGTCGCTGTTCGCCGCCGACCGCGGTTATCTCGACGACATCGAGACCGCCAAGGTCGGCGCGTTCGAGGAGGCGCTGCACGCGCACCTGCGCGCCGAACACGCCGCGCTGATGCAACAACTCGACGAAACCGCCGACTTCAACGACGACATCGAAAAGCAGATGAAGCAGGCGGTCGAGTCGTTCAAGGCCAACGGCGCCTGGTAACGGCGCCGGCGGGCTGAAAGACGGGGGCGCGGCGATGTCGGGCGAGAAGGAAATCCGGACGCAGATTGCCAGCATCGGCAACACCCAGAAGATCACCAAGGCGATGGAAATGGTCGCCGCCAGCAAGATGCGCCGCGCGCAGGACCGCATGGCGTCGAGCCGCCCCTACGCCGAGCGCATCCGCCAGGCCATCGGCCATGTCGCCGGCGCGCAGCACGAATACCGCCACCCGTACCTGGTGGCGCGCGACGAGGTCAAGGCCGTCGGTTTCATCGTCGTCTCCACCGACCGCGGCCTGTGCGGCGGCCTCAACATCAACCTGTTCAAGGCCGCCTTCGGCGCCATCAAGGAATGGCAGGACCAGGGCGCGAAGGTGCGGGTGACGGTCATCGGCAACAAGGCGCTCGGCTTTTTCAGGCGCTACGCCGAGATTGTGTCGCAGGCGACGCACTTGGGCGACACGCCGCACATCGAGCAGTTGATCGGCCCGATCAAGCCGATGCTCGACGCCTACACCGACGGCGAGACAGACCGCCTGTTTCTGGTCGAGAACCGCTTTGTCAACACGATGACGCAGAAGCCGCGCGTGTCGCAGTTGATTCCGGTGACGGGCGTCGAGGAAGACGCCGAAGCCGCCGGGCGCCTGTGGGACTACATCTACGAGCCGGAGGCGCGCGCGGTGCTGGACACGATGCTGAGGCGCTACATTGAATCGCAAATCTACCAGGCGGTGGTCGAGAATGTCGCGTGCGAGATGGCCGCGCGCATGGTGGCGATGAAAAGCGCGTCGGAAAACGCGGGCGAATTGATCGGCCAGTTGCAACTGGCCTACAACAAGGCGCGCCAGGCCGCGATTACGCAGGAAATATCGGAAATTGTCGGAGGCGCGGCGGCGGTTTGACGCCGGCGCCCGGCCCAATCTTTATTTTAAGGAGAAACAAAAAAACATGAGTTCCGGAAATGTCGTTGAAATCATTGGAGCCGTCGTGGATGTGGAATTCCCGCGGCAGAGCATACCGCAGGTCCACGACGCGCTGATTGTCGAGGGCGACAACCGGCTGACGCTCGAGGTGCAGCAGCAACTGGGCGACGGCGTCGTGCGCACGATTGCGCTCGGCTCGTCGGAAGGGCTGCGCCGCGGGCTGGCGGTGAGCAACACCGGCGCGCCGGTGTCGGTGCCGGTCGGCGAGGCGACGCTCGGGCGCATCATGGATGTGCTCGGCGAGCCGGTGGACGAGGCCGGGCCGATTGAGGCCGGCACGCGCCTGCCGATACACCGCAAGGCGCCGACCTACGCCGACCAGTCGCCGGCGGTCGAGATACTCGAGACCGGCATCAAGGTCATTGACCTGATCATGCCGATTTCCAAGGGCGGCAAGATTGGCCTGTTCGGCGGCGCCGGCGTCGGCAAGACCGTCACGCTGATGGAACTGATACGCAACATCGCCATCGAGCACAGCGGCTATTCGGTGTTCGCCGGCGTCGGCGAGCGCACCCGCGAGGGCAACGACTTCTACCACGAGATGAAGGAGTCCGAGGTGCTCGACAAGGTGGCGCTGGTGTACGGCCAGATGAACGAGCCGCCCGGCAGCCGCCTGCGCGTCGCGCTGACCGGCCTGACCATCGCCGAGAACTTCCGCGACGAGGGCCGCGATGTGCTGATGTTCATCGACAACATCTACCGTTACACGCTGGCCGGCACCGAGGTTTCGGCGCTGCTCGGGCGGATGCCGTCGGCGGTCGGCTACCAGCCGACGCTGGCCGAGGAGATGGGGGTCTTGCAGGAGCGCATCACCTCGACGCGCACCGGCTCGATCACATCGTTCCAGGCGGTTTATGTGCCGGCGGACGACCTCACCGACCCGTCGCCCGCGACCACCTTCGCGCACCTCGACGCGACGCTGGTGCTGTCGCGCCAGGTCGCCGAACTCGGCATCTACCCGGCGGTGGACCCGCTCGACTCGACCAGCCGCCAACTCGACCCGCTGATCATCGGCCAGGAGCATTACGATGTCGCGCGCGGCGTGCAGAACACGCTGCAACGCTACAAGGAACTCAAGGACATCATCGCGATTCTCGGCATGGACGAGTTGTCCGAGGAAGACAAGCAGGTGGTGTCGCGCGCGCGCAAGATTCAGCGCTTTCTGTCGCAGCCGTTCTTCGTCGCCGAGGTCTTCACCGGCACCGCCGGCAAGTATGTCTCGCTGAAAGACACGATACGCGGCTTCAAGGGCATCATCGAGGGCGAGTACGACCAGTACCCGGAGCAGGCCTTCTACATGGT harbors:
- the atpG gene encoding F0F1 ATP synthase subunit gamma — protein: MSGEKEIRTQIASIGNTQKITKAMEMVAASKMRRAQDRMASSRPYAERIRQAIGHVAGAQHEYRHPYLVARDEVKAVGFIVVSTDRGLCGGLNINLFKAAFGAIKEWQDQGAKVRVTVIGNKALGFFRRYAEIVSQATHLGDTPHIEQLIGPIKPMLDAYTDGETDRLFLVENRFVNTMTQKPRVSQLIPVTGVEEDAEAAGRLWDYIYEPEARAVLDTMLRRYIESQIYQAVVENVACEMAARMVAMKSASENAGELIGQLQLAYNKARQAAITQEISEIVGGAAAV
- the atpD gene encoding F0F1 ATP synthase subunit beta, with amino-acid sequence MSSGNVVEIIGAVVDVEFPRQSIPQVHDALIVEGDNRLTLEVQQQLGDGVVRTIALGSSEGLRRGLAVSNTGAPVSVPVGEATLGRIMDVLGEPVDEAGPIEAGTRLPIHRKAPTYADQSPAVEILETGIKVIDLIMPISKGGKIGLFGGAGVGKTVTLMELIRNIAIEHSGYSVFAGVGERTREGNDFYHEMKESEVLDKVALVYGQMNEPPGSRLRVALTGLTIAENFRDEGRDVLMFIDNIYRYTLAGTEVSALLGRMPSAVGYQPTLAEEMGVLQERITSTRTGSITSFQAVYVPADDLTDPSPATTFAHLDATLVLSRQVAELGIYPAVDPLDSTSRQLDPLIIGQEHYDVARGVQNTLQRYKELKDIIAILGMDELSEEDKQVVSRARKIQRFLSQPFFVAEVFTGTAGKYVSLKDTIRGFKGIIEGEYDQYPEQAFYMVGSIEEVAARAESL